Sequence from the Pseudomonas frederiksbergensis genome:
GTGAACTGGGAACGCGACCTGCCGGTTCCAACCGTTGCGGACCTGCGTAACGTCGTGGCTGGCGATCCAAGCCCGGACGGCAAAGGCACCCTGGAAATCAAGCGCGGCATCGAAGTCGGCCACATCTTCCAGCTGGGCGACAAGTACAGCAAGGCGATGAAATGCGAAGTGCTGGGCGAGAACGGCAAGCCGGTCACCTTGCAGATGGGCTGCTACGGCATTGGCGTGTCCCGCGTGGTGGCAGCGGCCATCGAACAGAACAACGACGAGAACGGGATCATCTGGAGCGACACACTCGCGCCGTTCCAGATCGCCCTGGTGCCGCTGCGCTATGAAACCGAACAAGTTCGCGAAGCGACCGACAAGCTCTACGCCGAACTGACGGCCGCCGGCTTCGAAGTGCTGCTGGACGACCGCGACAAGAAAACCAGCCCTGGCATCAAGTTCGCCGATATGGAACTGATCGGTATCCCGCACCGGATCGTGGTCAGTGATCGCGGCCTGGCCGAAGGCAACCTGGAATACAAGAGCCGCACCGAAGCCGAGCCGCAAGCACTGCCGGTCGCCGACGTGCTGTCCTTCCTTCAGGCCCGTATCAGCCGCTGAGACCAGATAGAGACGTCATGTTCAAGCGAAACACCTTAGGCCTTGGGGGCGCCGCGCTGTGCGGCGCCCTGCTGGTCAGCGGCTGCGCCAACCAGATGTCGCAACGCAACGAGCACGAAGAACGGATCGAGCGCAAGCTGCTCGACCATAGCCTGCTGATCGATGTGGGCGAACCCAAGGTGCTCGACTTGCCGCAGCGTCGGGTTCGGATCAATGAGCAGAAGACTTTCGAAGTCACCGAATTCGAAGTCACCCGGCACTATGATCGCTACACGCCCTACCAGCCTTGGCGGGAGGTCTACGAGATTCCGCTGGGCGCGGTGGCGGTGGTCGCAGGTGTCGGCGCGAACGTGGTCAATGTGTTCGCTCTGGGCACCCTGCCTGACACCGCGACCCGCGACTGGATCAGCTACGGCTTCGCCGGCCTGAACCCGTTCATGAACGTACCCTCCAACGGCCGGGCGCAACAGAACCTGGCGGGTATCGATGAAGTCCAACGCGACAAACGCACGGAGCACTCGAGCCTGCCTTGGAGCGAACGCCCGGTGCAGGTGAAGGCCGCTCGCCAGACGTTCGAAATGAGCACGGACCGCAACGGTGTGTTGCGCTTGAACCTGCTGGAAAGCCCGTTCGCCGAGCATGACCTGAGCCAGTTCGGCAAATTGCAGATCAGCGTGACGGATGCCCAGGACGAGGTGCACACCGATTCATCCCTGAGCGTCAGCAGCACGCTGCGCAGCAAGCTGGTCGAAGCCCATGCACTGATCTACGACGACCTGGAAGATGACGAAGTGAGCCAGTGGGTTCACCGGGTCAAACGCCTGTCGGAACTGGGACTTGAAGAAGAGGCCAGTGAGCTTGAACAAAGCCTGATCGAACTGACCCGCAACGATCCGGAACTGCAGGCCGAGTTCCTGAAGGCGCTGACCAAGGACGGTGGACGGTTGGTGGCGGATCCAGGGGCGAGCTGAACCTGCCTGGGCGAGGGGACTTGCCCCCTCACCCCAACAAGCGCTCAACGCTCGAACAACTCCAACTGCTCATACCCGCCCCGCAAATCCTCCAGCCGCACCCCTATGCCCAACAACCGCACCGGCTTACCGCCACGGTTGAATGCCTGGGTCAGCAGCAATTGATAGCTGCCCAAATCCCGCCCAGCCCCAGCCTGCTCCAACGTGGTCTGGGTGAAATCATGGAATTTGACTTTGACGAACGGCTTGCCCGGGCGATAACTGCTGTCGATCCGCCCCATGCGCCCTGCGAGGGTTTGCATCAGCTCCGGCAACTTGTCGAGACAGCTCTTCAGATCGGGCAAATCCACGTCGTAGGTATTTTCCACACTGATGGACTGGCGACGGCTGTCGTTGTGCACCAGACGCTCATCGATCCCACGGGCAAGGCTCCAGAGTCGCTCGCCAAAACTGCCAAATTCGCGCACCAGCGCCAGCTTGTCCCACTCACGCAAGTGCAGGCAATCGGTGATGCCGAGCCTATTCAGTTTGTCGGCGGTCACTTTGCCAACACCGTGGAGCTTGTTTACCGGCAATGCGGAAACGAAATCTTCCACTTGGTCAGGCGTAATGACGAACAAACCGTTGGGCTTCTTCCAGTCGCTCGCGATCTTGGCGAGAAACTTGTTCGGTGCAACGCCGGCAGACACAGTGATGTGGAGCTGATTGGACACACGCCGGCGGATGTCCTGGGCGATACGCGTGGCGCTGCCGCCGAA
This genomic interval carries:
- the dinB gene encoding DNA polymerase IV, whose translation is MTQRKIIHVDCDCFYAAIEMRDDPRLAGKPLAVGGSADRRGVIATCNYEARAYGVRSAMSSGHALKLCPDLTIVKPRMDAYREASKEIHTIFSDYTDLIEPLSLDEAYLDVSASAHFGGSATRIAQDIRRRVSNQLHITVSAGVAPNKFLAKIASDWKKPNGLFVITPDQVEDFVSALPVNKLHGVGKVTADKLNRLGITDCLHLREWDKLALVREFGSFGERLWSLARGIDERLVHNDSRRQSISVENTYDVDLPDLKSCLDKLPELMQTLAGRMGRIDSSYRPGKPFVKVKFHDFTQTTLEQAGAGRDLGSYQLLLTQAFNRGGKPVRLLGIGVRLEDLRGGYEQLELFER